Proteins from a genomic interval of Desulfitibacter alkalitolerans DSM 16504:
- a CDS encoding bifunctional folylpolyglutamate synthase/dihydrofolate synthase has translation MNYQEALDYLRNLTTFGMNFGLDRIKKLMELLGDPHKNLKVVHIGGTNGKGSTASMLSAVLAESGYKVGLFTSPHIHSYRERFRINGEMISRHEVTALITMIKPLLEKMVEEGYEHPTEFEVNTAMAFQYFYQENVDILVLEVGLGGEIDSTNVIDNPLLSIITNVAMDHMDYLGDTIKEIATVKSGIIKKNRPIITGSDKPEALEAIEKRSKLCVSPLYILGRDFNYQTDALSKKGSIFSVAGLKASYGKINLPLLGEHQGKNLALAVSAVELLQEMGYSKITKASIFAGLKKVVWNARLEIFRQEPLIIIDVAHNVDGIITLKEAVKSIFPEYKLTLVIGMLADKEREKVVEIIAPLAEKIVVTKPLSPRAGNWEELKILAQKYCPEVLLEPNIGSALELALSSIHPAQEEMIIVTGSFYMVSEARKWLQENV, from the coding sequence ATGAATTATCAGGAAGCTCTTGATTATTTGAGGAATTTAACTACATTTGGCATGAATTTTGGCCTTGATCGGATTAAAAAACTCATGGAGCTGCTTGGAGACCCTCACAAGAACTTAAAGGTTGTCCATATAGGTGGTACAAATGGTAAAGGGTCTACGGCTTCCATGTTAAGTGCAGTTCTCGCTGAAAGTGGATATAAGGTGGGCTTGTTCACCTCGCCACATATCCACTCATATAGGGAAAGATTTAGAATAAATGGAGAAATGATAAGCCGTCATGAAGTAACTGCTTTAATTACCATGATAAAGCCTCTCTTAGAAAAAATGGTTGAAGAAGGTTACGAGCATCCAACAGAGTTTGAAGTAAATACTGCAATGGCGTTTCAGTATTTTTACCAGGAGAATGTGGATATACTAGTGTTAGAGGTAGGTCTGGGTGGTGAAATAGATTCTACAAATGTCATAGATAATCCATTATTATCAATTATTACAAATGTGGCAATGGACCATATGGATTATCTTGGTGATACAATTAAAGAAATTGCCACGGTAAAGTCTGGAATTATTAAAAAAAACAGACCCATCATTACTGGTTCAGACAAACCAGAGGCTCTGGAAGCTATTGAAAAAAGAAGTAAACTATGTGTCAGCCCATTGTATATACTTGGCAGGGATTTTAATTACCAAACAGATGCTTTAAGCAAAAAAGGCTCCATTTTTTCTGTTGCAGGATTAAAGGCTAGCTATGGAAAAATTAATCTGCCCTTGCTTGGAGAGCATCAGGGTAAAAACCTTGCCTTAGCTGTAAGTGCAGTAGAACTGCTGCAGGAGATGGGATATTCCAAAATTACCAAAGCTTCAATATTTGCAGGCTTAAAAAAGGTTGTCTGGAATGCGCGCCTGGAAATATTTAGGCAGGAGCCGCTGATAATAATAGATGTAGCTCACAATGTGGATGGAATAATTACCTTAAAGGAAGCTGTAAAGAGTATTTTTCCAGAATATAAGTTAACCCTGGTAATAGGAATGCTTGCTGACAAGGAAAGAGAAAAGGTAGTTGAAATAATAGCGCCTTTAGCAGAGAAAATAGTAGTAACTAAGCCTTTAAGTCCACGGGCCGGAAACTGGGAAGAGTTAAAGATATTAGCACAAAAGTATTGCCCCGAGGTCTTATTGGAACCCAATATAGGATCTGCACTAGAATTGGCGTTAAGTAGCATCCACCCAGCTCAGGAGGAAATGATTATTGTTACAGGATCTTTTTATATGGTTAGCGAGGCTAGAAAATGGCTGCAGGAAAATGTATAA